GGGCCTCGAATCGGTACTAACCGGAACTCGGGATGACGTTCGAGAAACCACTTGATGTTTTCCTCGTTCTCCTCAGGCAGGAGGCTGCACGTGGTATAGAGGAGCCGGCCACCGGGCTTGACAAGCCTTGCAGCGGCCTCCAGCATCTCCCGCTGTAGCTTCACTATCTCGTCGAGCCCGTCCTCCCGTATCCTCCACCGCAGCTCCGGGTTCTTAGCTATAGTGCCAGTGCTGGTACACGGTGCATCCAGCATAACCCGGTCGGCTACTTCTTCCCCTAGTACACGAGGCGCCCTCCTAGCATCCATCTTGAATATCTTCACGATTGTTATCCCCATGCGGCGGAGTATCATTCTCATCCGCTCTATACGCTTCTCGTCAATATCAAACGCGTATATCCGGCCACGATTCTTCATAAGCTCGGCCATGTGGCTAGTCTTCCCGCCAGGCGCAGCGGCGAGATCAACCACAGTCATCCCGGGTTCTGGCGCCAATATGAGTGAGGCAGCCGCACTAGCCTCCTCCTGGATCACCATCTTGCCGCCCCGATAAAGCGGACTATTATCGAAGTCGTAGGGCCCCTGGAACTTCACTACTACCGGTACACGCTTACTGACCACAGGCTTCTTGCCCTCGCGCCGGAGAGCCTTGACAACCTCCTCTACGCTGGCCTTAAGCGTGTTAACCCTGACGCTTATCAAGGGCTTCTTGTTGAGAGCCTTGAACAGCTCTTCGGCCTCCTCGGGCCCTAGTAGCCTCCTCATACGCTGTATGAACCAGGCAGGGAGAAGATACCGCCACTCCAACGCTTCCTCGATGCTGCGGGGGCGCGGCCGATAGTCTAGCAACTTATCAAAGACTCTCCAGTAGTACATGCCCACATAAGGATGCGTTATTGCAGATAGATAGTCAGCGATACCCCATTTCAACGCGTTCAACGTAGCCTTGTCGGGCCTGTGGAACAACACAATATCAGCTGCGACGCGGAGGGCAGCACGCAGCCATGGGTCGAGTATGAGTGGCGACTCTACACCCGTCAGCTCTCGCGCAACACGATCGAGCAGCCCCATCCTCTTCATAGTATCGTAGAACACGGAGGTGAGGAGCCGGTCAAGCCCGGTACCGAGGATACCATGCCTCTTGAATACTACACGTTTAGCATGCTGGCTCGGCTTAAACTCTTCCGCAGCCTTCACAGTCTCAACTAGTATCCTAAGCCCCCGAGCCGGTATAGACAGCTTAGGCTTCCCAGCCCTCTCAGCCTCCACAACCTCCCAGACCTGTTGTGCAAGCTCATCAAGCCTCTGTTCGGCAGTCATGGCACGTCAACCTCGCCTCAACCTGGCAGCCACGGTCATCAGTCCCGACATGAGGCCCTATTTGGTGACACCTGTGCGGAGAGACCGCGGCTTACATACCCTAGGGCTCTATGCAGTGCTCCTAGTATACTCTACACTAGTCCTAGGCCCAAGTGTACCATCTTAATATTACCTCAAGTCTGTAACCAACAGGTTAGTATTAGCAGTAAATATTTAGTAATAGTATTAATTAATGATGTAGTGTAAGGTATGATAGTTTTGTACATAATACTAATCAACGTAAAAACTTTTATGTGTGGAACTAGGAGACCAAAAATTTACGGTTACCGTCATCTAGGCGGTAGAAGGCTTCCGGGTGCAGTTATATGGCGCATCTACTCGAGCATATGGATGCAGTAGTGCACGGCTTATCCGTGATGAGTAGCCAGGTGCTGGTGAATCAGTTACCACGTATGATAGAGGAGCTGCTAGGCGTGCGCGAGGGCTCCGTTATAGTGGCCAGGCTTTTGGAGATGGGCGCTCGGGAGGGTTTCCAGACGTTCATTAAGACACTCAATGTTGATCCATCGCAGTTCAGTCTAGAAGAGCTTCTGGGAATATTTGTAAGGCAGGAAGGACAACCACCCCGCCACCCATTTCAAGTATTTGGCAGCGTAGAATGCAGCAACGACAAGTGCATCCTAGAAACGAGGGAATGCTACTACCTCGACACGGTGAGGAAACACCCGGCAGCGAAAGCTGTATTCATAGGAGTAGTAGCAGGTGTTCTCGAAGCCGCGGGATATCATGTACGCTGGCTAGTAAATACAGCTGCAAAGAAGTACCTATGTGGCAACGGCAAACCCGACATAGTGATCTATGTGGACGAGGAGATAGAGCTGCCGGCATGTAGACTCGTAGTGGAGAAGTACTCGTGCAAGAAGAAGGCTTAGAGCGGCGATATGGGCTTCTCCACAGACTTCAGCAACCGGTAGACCTCGTCTGGGCTAGCGTCTATGCCTAGCCTCTGGGCCTCCTGCGCTATCACCCTAGCAGCGGCTCTCAGAGCCTCCTCGAGGCTGCCCCTTTCGACAGCATCGCGGAACTCTGGATCCTCGTCTATCCGGTAGTATATCGGCACACGGTCCTTAGCCCGGGGTATGAGCCGCTTAAGAACCGGCTTAACCCTCCACATAGCCTCGTAGAGGGTCTCGAGCCCCCGGTCACCCTCGAGACACTCTCTTATCTTGTCACGGGCGTGCCGCGCTGCCACCCCTGTACGGCCCTCAGTAGTGACGGCCACCCGGAGACCGCCACCGTAGAGCTCAAGTGTATAGGGCACAACGATCTCAGTTCTCTCCGCGTCAGTGGCATCGTTGACCCAGCGCCGGAGTTCGCGGGCCAGTCTCCACACGGCCTCGTTAACCCCAGGATTGTCAGTAGCTATGACAACTATGTCGGCCCACTCCACGTGGGGCCCGAGCGCCTCGGTGTCGCTCGCATCTAGCTCCACGAGCTCCAGGCTCTCGTCCTCCTCAGCCTGTCTCCGTAGCTCTTCGGAGAAGCTTAACCCAACAACCCGCACAGCGGCGCCAGCCTGCCGGAACCAGAGCGCCCTCCGCGTCCCGACACTGCCTCCGCCAACGACAAGGACGCGTCTACCACTCATCTCGAGCCATAGCGGGACACGCACAGCCACCAAGCCCCGAGATGCAGGGAGGAGCCAGCCCTTCTAAGAGCTATACCGTAACAGAACTGGACAGTTTGACGAGACAAGAGGAGAGGAGAGAGTAGGCGGATCCCGGCTTGGGGGCGCTGCGGGGCCTCGCGGACCCCACAGCCTCCCCCAACGCGGCCGGCTTAACTTCCGGGTTCGACACGAGTCCGGGTGTTGCCCGACCGCTATGGCCGGGTCCAGGTACCGGAGCTAGCAGCCTCAGGGCTATTTAACGGCTCTCCTGGCTCTATGTCTTCGTCTCCGGGTGATTGTTATGGCTGGTGGCGTGCTAGACGAGAGCGCTAGACGGCTCGCTGAGAAGTTCTGCAGGGAGGAGATAACGGTATACCATGTCTACAGCTGGCTCGCCGAGAAGGAAAAGGATCCCGTGCGGCGGGAGCATCTCCGGAGGCTCGCAGAGCAAGAGTTGAGGCACTATAAGTTCTGGAGCCGGCTATTGGGCAGCGGCTGCCGGCCCTACGGAGTGACTATGAAGAGGATAATGTTGCTCTACCGGCTCCTGGGCCCAGTGTTCACGCTCCGGCTCCTCGAGCGCGGCGAAGAGGTGACTATAGAGCAGTATCAGAGGTTCCTAAACAGGATTCACGATGAGCAGCTACGCCGAGAGCTTGAGCAGATAATACGCGAAGAAGAGGAGCATGAAGAAACGCTGCTTAGCGGTATCGAGGATACGCGTGTAAAGTACATGGGGTTCATAGCCCTGGGGCTCGCAG
The window above is part of the Pyrodictium delaneyi genome. Proteins encoded here:
- a CDS encoding RsmB/NOP family class I SAM-dependent RNA methyltransferase, which encodes MTAEQRLDELAQQVWEVVEAERAGKPKLSIPARGLRILVETVKAAEEFKPSQHAKRVVFKRHGILGTGLDRLLTSVFYDTMKRMGLLDRVARELTGVESPLILDPWLRAALRVAADIVLFHRPDKATLNALKWGIADYLSAITHPYVGMYYWRVFDKLLDYRPRPRSIEEALEWRYLLPAWFIQRMRRLLGPEEAEELFKALNKKPLISVRVNTLKASVEEVVKALRREGKKPVVSKRVPVVVKFQGPYDFDNSPLYRGGKMVIQEEASAAASLILAPEPGMTVVDLAAAPGGKTSHMAELMKNRGRIYAFDIDEKRIERMRMILRRMGITIVKIFKMDARRAPRVLGEEVADRVMLDAPCTSTGTIAKNPELRWRIREDGLDEIVKLQREMLEAAARLVKPGGRLLYTTCSLLPEENEENIKWFLERHPEFRLVPIRGPYDESPLLPGTMRAWPHRHDTIGFFYALLEKRG
- a CDS encoding precorrin-2 dehydrogenase/sirohydrochlorin ferrochelatase family protein; the protein is MAVRVPLWLEMSGRRVLVVGGGSVGTRRALWFRQAGAAVRVVGLSFSEELRRQAEEDESLELVELDASDTEALGPHVEWADIVVIATDNPGVNEAVWRLARELRRWVNDATDAERTEIVVPYTLELYGGGLRVAVTTEGRTGVAARHARDKIRECLEGDRGLETLYEAMWRVKPVLKRLIPRAKDRVPIYYRIDEDPEFRDAVERGSLEEALRAAARVIAQEAQRLGIDASPDEVYRLLKSVEKPISPL
- a CDS encoding VIT1/CCC1 transporter family protein; translation: MAGGVLDESARRLAEKFCREEITVYHVYSWLAEKEKDPVRREHLRRLAEQELRHYKFWSRLLGSGCRPYGVTMKRIMLLYRLLGPVFTLRLLERGEEVTIEQYQRFLNRIHDEQLRRELEQIIREEEEHEETLLSGIEDTRVKYMGFIALGLADAIVEITGVHAGFLGATSSTILAGVAGLVVGFSAALSMAGAAYLQAKHGRETRPVVSAGVTGVSYIISVILLALPYFLLHTMFEAFTVSLVIATVIIAGFTYFSVVVQNKPFLKEFLESTGLMLGTALGSYAFGKLLGSLLGVEAIL